ATAATTAGAGTCAATTTCTTTTGCTTTTTTTTAACTTAAAAATATTTTGTAGTCGCTAAATTAATACCTAAATTTGCGACCTTAACTTCGGTATGCTTGTATCAGGTTGATTTCAATCTGAACTAAACGTATTTTAAAGTATATTAATGAAAAAAATTGTATCACTCTTAATCATCATTGTTCTTTTGGCTTCGTGTAACGAATACCAAAAAGCACTGAAATCCGAAGACCCTGCCGTTAAATTAGTAATGGCAACTAAAATGTACGAAGCAAAAAATTACAATAAAGCAATTCGTATTTTTGAACAAATTGCATCCGTTTATAGAGGAAAACCGGAATCAGAGAATTTGTATTATATGTTTTCGCAATCGTATTACAAAACAAAACAGTATTATTTGGCAGGATATCAATTTGAAAGTTTTGTATCTAGTTTTCCTAAAAGTGATAAAGTACAAGAAGCTTCTTTTTTAGGCGCCAAAAGTTATTCTATGTTGTCTCCAGTTTATTCCTTAGACCAAACCGATACTACTAAGGCGATTGAAAAATTACAAACATTCATTGATACCTATCCTAATTCTACCTATTTAGCCGAAGCCAATTCAATTGTTAAAAATCTTAATGAAAAATTAGAACGTAAGGTTTTTGAAAATGCCAAAGGGTACAATACCATTTCCGATTACAAATCGGCTTTAGTCGCATTAGATAATTTTATTGCTGATTATCCAGGTACTCCTTTTAAAGAAGAAGCTTTGTTCTATAAATTTGATTCAGCT
This sequence is a window from Flavobacterium ammoniigenes. Protein-coding genes within it:
- a CDS encoding outer membrane protein assembly factor BamD, translated to MKKIVSLLIIIVLLASCNEYQKALKSEDPAVKLVMATKMYEAKNYNKAIRIFEQIASVYRGKPESENLYYMFSQSYYKTKQYYLAGYQFESFVSSFPKSDKVQEASFLGAKSYSMLSPVYSLDQTDTTKAIEKLQTFIDTYPNSTYLAEANSIVKNLNEKLERKVFENAKGYNTISDYKSALVALDNFIADYPGTPFKEEALFYKFDSAYQLGINSVPAKMEERLNVAKVAYANLIKYKAETKYKKQADEMFARVEKDLQKYIK